CTGGAAAGACGCCGTGGGAAAAGACCTACGCCGTACGCAGGCTCCAACTGGCCGATTGACAAGCGGTAGCGCGCGATCACCACAGATGGCGATCTCTAGTTTTGGAAACCAAAGCCCGCTTTGGGTCGTTATCCTTGTGAAGTAAGTAAGAGCAGCCTAGTGATAAGGTTAACAGTGTGGTTCTCTCGGTCGTGAATTTGAATCCAGACAGAAactttttctttctatataaaaaaggaaCACTTGAGGTTGCAGtgaacaaaaacattttagcGAACTGGCCTGTCTTAGAACTAAAAAATCAAAGACGTGTGTCACTGGGCTTTTAATAGATTGAAGCGGTACTGAATTGTAATATACCACTTGTTATACATACCACTTCGGCATCGGGCGGCGCAGACAGAGTCCATGTGCCGAGGTAGACCAGCATGATCAGGAGTATTGGAGCCATCCATTGGAGAAGCTGCTTGTCTGTTAATTTTAGCTTATGCGCTGACTTTACGCGATACGTTAGAGAGACCCTGTAAAAGTCGACATATATATTGATTCGATAGGTATAAATAATCGACTTAGGTATATATTTCgattagtataaataatatcattataaGCATGGTGTTAATTGATGGCTAAATATATCTCgacatttttttgtgaaacaagCCAAAACACTTCATCGCCGGAATGTTTCTTTCAAGCCCTAATACCTAACCGtactgaattaaaaaatagaacaacCATATGCATCGAAAACCTCATTTTGTTAGGTTAAGTTTAGtaactgatttagtttttataaataatagtgcAGGTAATCTAATAACTTCATTATACAGTTACCTCCAAGTTTTCATTAGTAGCGCGGTGTATGTGATACAAAATCCCATATGGCGTGTCCACTTCGTCGCTATACACGAATACATATCAAGAACTGGAAAAATTGCGGCCATCTGAaagcaaattaattttttctatCTTTGGACATCTGACGAATAATGGGAAACAGGAAAAACATTCTGAAATACATTACTTCAGTTAAAATTTGATTATCTTGAATCAACATAGTAAAGTTATACTGAACAGAACTTAAGAAACTGGctacaaaaaatgttatatattagtttaacCGTGAAACTGTAAAATGTCTAATATTTATGAATCCAATACATCTTATAAACCGACATGCTTATCAAGGTAAATTGTGTCAAATGTGAAATATTTAGTGgctctatataaaataattgtgacaaatatattctgtattatttattttaccacACCTCCATATACATCATAGCGCATCCAAGAAGAGTGATAGAGAGGAAGACGGGGCTGGCGACGCGAAACACTTTGACTCGTCTATGATGGCGCGTGTAGATGGTTAGTACTACCGTCATTACCGCACAACTCACTGATATCACTAGGAGAGATATCCTGGAAGACGTAAGAATGTAgtcaaaaattataagtacatactGAATTTTAGAGGCAACTGGCCTACAACTGTTTTTAGTTCTCAGACAAGCGTAGTAGGTGATTAACCACTACAGAGTCAATGTCTTTCTAATCCCTAACTATTCTAACTTCTAACTGTTTACGGagaaatatgaaatatgtttCTTAGTTTGAACAGCATCAAACCAAGGAACAAGCTGGTTTTCGGAAAAACTTCTCTACTGTTGACCACATACATACATGcattaaagataataatagaaaaatatcaaGAGCAACAAAGACCCCTCTACATCGCATATATTGACTACCAAAAAGCCTTTGTTACTGTTTATCACTGCttagaaaattaaatgcaAGATCAAAGAATGATTGGAACGCTTCAAAAATGAAAACTATTTGTTTTAgtcaaagaaaattaaaatcattatttaacgCCACGTGATAAATTTACGTATATTAAACTTACCGAAACGGCCAATTATATGTCGCGAGACATGGCTCCGGTCCCCGACAAGAGTCACATCCGGGTTGACATTTCAAACATTCGTACGGCTCATTCCAAATATCTACGCCGTTCTCTTCAAATTCTTGATATGCAACTGAAAATTAACACAGCAAATGAGATTTAATTACATGGAACAAAtgacaatatattataatacttacGAGTTGGTTGAACTACTTTTCGTAAACTTTTCGTGAAGAGATCGTATTTATACTCACTTGCATAgaattatgttaaaattataattaaaacaactaATTTTTGTTGcaaaaatgtttgtaatgttgttacataaattcaaaattaagttattttgacAAATTAAACCGATTTAATATACACGAACTACTGTTGTGTCACAAtgtgtaataatttaacaaatagccacctaacaataattatgacaTACGTGTACAGGTAAAAAGGGAGGAAATAAGGCTACTTTCCGGTCAGTAACGAAGGTTGTATTGTAACTGTCAGTGTAcgtacattatattaaaagaatcATGTAAGACCGGAACTTAGGACCTTATAACTGCCAAAGTTTACATTTCTTAGAATTTTTTGAATTGCAAACCAAagtaatttgttataataggtacttgtattatattaaagtctTTTTTATTTGCGGTAACAAAACTAGGCTAAACTTTAAAGTACAGATAATCTTTGGTGGGTTAAAAccagtaaattaaataatataaggcGCATAAcctgattattgttattgtcaCCCTGAGTTCGATACTAcaggaaataataattttaagttgaAAGGGAAAACTTGATCACGTACGATAAATCAACTAAATTAAGAGTTAACAAGGAGTTCTGATGAAGAAACTATTTCGTCATAAACAATACTTgtccattattttttttttaatctaaaaagTCATAATACCTTCAACGAGTGACCCGTTGAAGCCTTCCGGATGGTGAATTGAGTAATATCCGGGTCTGCACTTACAGATGTATGAGCCACGCGCCCATCCCGAATAACGAGCGGTCATTTCGCGGTTCGGTTTATATTCACACTGGAAATATTAAcagtaaattattacaaagaCGCGTGTGATCCTCAAAGTTGCAGAGCTCAAATCGCAAATCGGCGGTGCAccaatttttctttctatgttcaTAATTATCAGATGATCGTCTGTATGTCTTGCCCATAcagaaatacaataaagtacactTGGCTCCTACAATGTAGCAAAACTTTTAAGTGTTTGCTTATTAGCTTCTtatttaaacacatatcagaataataaatatgcttCGACGACTCAGctttggtctagtggttagtacctgactacgaatccatgggtcccgggttcgatccccggctgagacgaacatcgatgtgatgagcatttggtgttgtgcttaggtcttgggtgtttaaatatgtatttatatgtctatctatctataatatgtatgtatattcgttgcctagtacccataacacaagcttcaccagcttagcatgggactaggtcaattggtgtgaattctctttaaaaaaaaaatatgtttgaaaACTTTGTGAAGACgctattacattttaattactaacatAATTAACTGAACAATCCTTCTACTTACCgtcattttgtttattatgctCTTAATGACGTTTgtttctatttagttttagttaaaagtttagtttagttttattatgttttggcTTCCTTGCCTGTTAGGTTGTTATAGAAAATACGTTCTATTttctatgtataaaatttattatgtgtgtaaaatttgcaATGCAATTTTGAGAATGTCTGTTGTTATAGAACTAGATAAATCAGAACAATACTCACATAAGTAGTTTCATTAGGGCACTTATGCGTTCCGTGGAATGAATATATTTGGTTGTCGTCATAATCGTACGCCTCGCACTGATTCACTTCCAAACTGGAGATGTCTATGTCTAACGACACTACCCCTTTGAGTCtggaatatttatatatatgtatctatatataaattacgtcacgtttgtccgctatggactcctaaactacttaaccgatttcaatcaaatttgcacaccgtgtgcggtttgatctaacttaaaagataagatagcttacatatataattctattGTACGTGTATACATCAccgaactcctcttaaacggctggacggatttgaatgatttttgttgtatgtgtttgggtggagccctggatggtttagattcacaaatcaggccggcagatggcgctgcagtcggtactttcatactttgtttaatataatcgcttgaaatatcatgcagaacaacgtctgtggggtccgctagtatatatattattgtatcttAACTATGCATAAATAACGATTTACGCAATAGTGTATGCCATGAAACATTGTTGTTCAGATTTCACTTGAACATTCAACAACTGCTGACACGGCTCACGTGGCTGTCCTATACTTTAATAGCTGAAGGTGCGTGATACACTGACAGCTCACGAGAAGAGAGAGAATTTTATGTGTGTGAGAGAGAGAAGAgagagaattttatatgtgtgtGAATAGGTAGATgttgttttataacaatatatcaGATTAGATTATATATCATAGAATGCTCTATCTTATTCATTTCTCACTTCTTGTCAAAGTTGCGAAGACTTCTTCAAGCCCTTAATTATCGTGGTGAGCCCGATAGCTTTGAGATAAACCCACCACCTTGAACCTCTAGTACAGCTTGCTAATACATACACTACATATACTATATAGATACTCCTGACagttattacatataaatttaaatacgtaCATTTAACAGTCCACAGGCTATCAAGCTgtacaattttttgtttatggaTAGAGATAATCGTTAACAACTTATTATTAccaaggaaaaaaatattataataataacgatattattacacaatatataaagaaaataaaagctAGAAATGtgtctttattttaagttaagttaaattattaaaagaagaGGCTACCTATTTACTGAGAttccaattaaaataaagcaagtcagaaaaaattaattacccccttttttttattttatttttatttagttattgtcCCCCTTCAATAAAACAGCTAATGgtagctgtacacactcggcgagacaccccgagacaggccgagggcgagagtgtacagtagagctctcgtctcgcctcgcttcctcgcagtcggtctcgccgctctcggtcgcctgtcggttttttgcgcacgagtcaaagggtctcgcgagtaaaacgagagcgacctgtacacactcgttcaatcaCTTGCTCGATGACTGTGGTTGTGACAGGACGTATCGCACAATGTGGTCTAACGAACGCGAATTAGAGTTTTTGGAGTGTTACCAAAGGGAATCGTTGTTATGGAATCCGAAGGATGTaggacacaaaaataaacaatctcTACATGATGCTTGGATGCGAATAAGCCGGCCGATGGATATCCCAATTGAGGAACTAAAGAAAAAGCGAGATTCACTCATGGCTACGTACATACATACAAGTAGCAATTTACAATtttggataatattaaaacttaatgAACCTAATTACCTATTTCTGTTGCGGTGCATAGTAACCATCCACCATCTTCTTCTTCGCCATGgcttcgtaatttttttttaatggtatacgtgaagaaaattataataacttattgcacaaagacaaacagcaACAGCGGTTTCCACGTCCATTATtaacggtgttttaaatacaaataacgtaacgagtgtgtacaggctgcGCTCTTCTCTCGGTCCTCTCGGTCGAGACTCGGCGAGAGcctctcgccgagtgtgtacagccaccattaGTGACTAAACCATCTTTAGCTtataacgaaaaattaaagaacGAGAGGTAGGTAATGCACGGTAATGTGAAAGTAAAGatctaataaatacatacacttTAAAAGTGAAATTTTGTTGTTTCGTGACGATATAGGGAAAAATATTGGCACAAAATTATACAAGTCCTCCGGCAAAATTGTAACTAATCATTGTGTGCCCGGAGCCATCtctgtaaacattttaaacaaaGTTTTGTGTGGAAATTAATGTGTCTAACTCtatcttctttgccgatgagtagggattaccaatacaaatttaatgacgtgaaaTAATGATACctatatcttatattccataataaatatttactatgtGCCCATTAAGAGATgtagttattaaattcttcaacgatagttaaaaaaacataaaataaaagcttaaACAATATCTTTTTCGTTATGGTTGATACGGATCTGATTACAATCAGATTAAATAATcgaaatgtaatttttcgataaaatttgttaattcAGCCATACTTTAGAATTAGCAACAGCATTATTACTTAATGGACCCTTCTCTTAATCTTATTTGATGGCCCGGAACGAATAGGTACCCGTATATTGGGATCTTTACCTTTCTTTAAAGTAACAATTGTCTCCATCTAAGTATGAGGTAGCTTACaggatttttatttacaacgtTGGCTACTGGTATTCATTAATGttgtctattaaaatatttatattttttttataatttgaccTAAGTGAGCAGTTTCCGTGGGGTCGTAGCtttgatccccggctttgcgccaatagactttctgttTATGTCCGCACTggttcgtacggtgaaggaaaacagtatggtgtgtcaggcacaggttgatcacctacttaataacaaatgatcacggaaCAGATGTCGAAATCTTAGACCTCAAAGATTGTAGTGCTATTGGTATGCATGGTATATTAAGATTGACCATTActtatttttgatatatttaattatgagtTCTATTCTATGCACGCAAGATTGCGCTGGCTTagcaaattttatatttagtatttaatatatcaatatagCCCCGCCCAGGCTATTTGCCTTCTAACGTCAAATTTCAAAGGAGCTGGGATGATCTATTAcattcaattcaaaatcatttattcaaataggtaacacaatgtacacttatgaatgtcaaaaaagaaatatatattaaatgcttctaattttacattcactgccagttctcaaatcaagggcgtaaaacGGAAGAGAAAAGAAAGATCCTCTTTGTAAATCCGAATTCCAAAACCTATTAGGTCACACCTCAATTACAGACCACGCAAGGCCGGCTAgagaactttattttatattatattctaaataaaacgtatttcaatagtaaatttttaattaaataattaaaagaatcGTAACCTAATTCTAGGCATTTATGCGTTGTATTTTCtaaatggaaaattaaaatttacttctACATTTAAGGAGAACAAAAGGCATATCTTCGTCCTAAAAACTAATCACGTATGCAAGATGTAAAAGGCGACCGACTTGCGGAAACCTGAAGCCAATAATAATCCATACAGAATTCTGAATTATATTATCAGTGTAGAAAGTGATTTGGCCATGTAAACCGAGTTCGTGAATGTTGTTAATAACAATGGACCTAATATAGATCCTTGTGGAACGCCGCATGTTACTgagctttttttatattacgaaTACTACAATATACCatattaaaatacagttttcatTTATCAGAAAGCTTTAAAATTTTGTGCAAATACAAGCATCTGTTATTAAGTCTATTACTCACCCACGTACTGTAGAAACGGGCACTGTATATGACAGCAGCCAACGTTTCGCAGAACAGCTGTAGTATGGGTAGGTCCACCACCCCTCCATCGTAGCTCCAGGGAGTGACGGCATGAACTTCGGTGATCGAAGAGAGTCACTTTCATGAGCTGACACATACCTATGAGGAAAAATATTTGccacaatacatattttttataagataacACTGCCGGAATGGTAAGTTTTCTTTCTGTTTGAAAACGCTTCGTGACAGCAACTATTAATCTGAGCATTCTTAATGATAAATGTGTGATTCGCGTAATTAAAAGACTAACCTTCCCTATTCATACAACATTCATAAGTCTAATTGCAGCGTATTCATTAAAGTACTTATATGACGATTTCATCACAGTATAACCGTTAATTGGCATAAAGGgaaatagtactttagttataatatacgagtatattgtATAGGTAGGTATAGTATCACTGTAGCATGAATTCTCACTGTAGTGTATTTATGTTCTGTGTGGATCATAAGCAAAGGTAAGAGATATACATACCAAGGAAATTCTGAATCAGGTGGCTTCTCCAGTGATGGTGTTACACCAGCGACAGGTTCAGCTCCATATTTTTCCCAGGCGATGGAATTGTTAACCACACCATCAGGTCGTAATGCTATCGCCCGTGCACCAACCACTCTCTCTGATGCACTTGAACCAACCACAAGCCCTCTTGAGACCGCTATAAGAACATCTGGAAAAAAAGTTTAGTTATGTACATTAATGCCAAATCCTTAGTCTTGATAGACACTGTTGAAAGATAGGAGCAGTCTCGATGGAGATATTTCTCTGAATGCCTAACAGCTCTCaacacatctgctcatagtctagctgactgattgcaagataaagacttatataaataaaaatgtacgtTAATGCGAGCATCATGCACTTAATAGAGCACTCATCAATAACATTCATTAGATTATAAAACTCTTCTAATTACTTTAGTGCTGTTAGTAACCttgatacattattataattttaaaataataaataattgtcataaagatttttaacatttagaCATTTATAAGTCAAAGTGGGGTCTCTTAATAGAAGATTATAAGAGACTTCTATTTTTTTgtgagttttaaaaatatatttttcagaatAACTTATTTCAGACGATTAAATCattgtaaaatatcttttagtgtatatacttatattataaagaggaaagatttagTGGTTTGCTTGTTTGATTGCATTGAATAGTCTCTAAAACGGGACTGATTTGATAATTTCTTTTACCACGTTTAACGTAGGGTTCTAACTGTGAAAcctttataaaagaaatgaaaTACCATAatagagtatttttaaaaaggttatCGTTCGGTATGAAATTACGTTAGTGTTACCCAAGGTttgacaatagagcaaagtgATATACTACAGTTCTATAGAAGCCATTTATATCTTCAACATGGTCCGCGATACTATATGTCTTAAAAAACTTTACCGAGAAAAGATTCGTGCTATGACCGAAATAAATGCGCAGCTAGCGAAGAATATATCAACTTAATTTTGGATAATGAATGTTGTACgtagttatattttgtaaaatttccaTACAtcattttagtataaaataaacaagtaagTAAAGCATTAATCGCACACTGAAAAGATCACCAAGCCAAGTTCCACCCTCTTTCCCGAGGTCAAATGGAAACTGATCTTTGCGGGATAATTGCAACAATTTCTCAGTAATTTctttcatataaaacaaaacataagattgctttcattaaaataattcattattttagacgagattaaataattgttaagacgATTTTAATAAGATGTAAATTTGAGATgtgtagtttattttaatttaacggaTATAAATGCGATttttttccattattttcACTCGACGTTCCAAGTACTTTATAGTTATGGTATACTGctaatagaccacaagcccatgaacaaaaaatacctgtgaaatgacccaacgtgaattacgcttagaaggctgttactatatctgaaaatagctctgagcactatgccgtcatttctgagcggtacatgtgagtacgtgagtgaatggactttctcaggtacaatgggggaatttcgactaattgttaatgtacggctttgttataagtgtatagatgattaaaaataaatgtcgaaaaacctagtgccgtacaaaagtgatggtgccggaagtcggtgcaaatttttaattcgacgacagttgcagaagcaatataggtcatttattactgtacggcatttatgtgattccttttggacacatatacagatactttacccgtaaacgccgtacatattcccagcggagcggtcgaaagccaagggtcgcaacatatgtctgattagcatataggtgatgatgatatgaaacaacataaaattaaatgatcttgagagtacttcacaaatagataacattttccagcatgccgtacattttttgtggaacacataggtgtatggggtaaattactttcctcagaaaagagtcattttccggtgacttttatctgtacggcaataacacaggatattaatactttagacaatcttcaataaaagataaatgccgtacacttttgatagtccgctaccaccgcctaccaatacagggcgtcccaaagttatgggaaatgaagggaaagtaccttaaatatcgtagatagggtattttactaaaagaagactttatgttatttttaaaagttattaattctgcattcaaagattttttaaaaattacttgcctcgtctgggaatcgaaccgacttaaatgtaaaaaaaacacccctacttttatgatgccaatcgaaagaatggccaaaaactaataactcttcttaagtaacatagtattttaaaagaaaggaacagcgtgaatattaggtccttacatatgaaattggcgttttacgttttgtccactttgacctcaaatatctcctctttggttaagaattccaaatcaaaatttgtacagctatttactcatgtatttgtgattcGATGACcatcattcatttgtttttttcttctgtttttttctgtttgcgtcactcattttacaaaatggaaaacttaaagtatcgcattatttacgagtacgagTTCCGCCGTGGCACTAGTGCTGCGGAAACGACTCGAAGGGTGAATGATGTGTATGGCGGTCAtgttgcaaaagaaaacacagttCGTTTTTGGTTCCAACGTTTTCGTTCTGGAAATTTCGACCTGCAGAACAAGCCCCGTGGACGGCCTGAGACCCAAGTTGATAATGAAGTATTGAAGGCTATTGTGGAAGCGGATCCATCGCAAACCACGTCCGAGTTAGCTGCAGACTGCGGTGTTAgtcataaaactgttttaattcacttgAAGCAAATTGGGAAGATTAAAAAGCTTGAAAGATGGGTACCTCACGAATTGACTGAAGCAAACCGGCAAAAGCGCGTCGACTGCTGCGTTACATTACTGAACCGGCACAATaatgaaggtattttaaaccgaatcattacctgtgatgaaaaatggatTCTTTACGATAATCGGAAGCGCTCAGCACAATGGTTGGATCCTGGCCAGCCAGCCAAATCCTGCCCCAAGCGAAAATTAAccccaaaaaagttacttgtaagcgtttggtggactagtgccggtattgttcattgcagttttctcaaatctggccagactattacggctgatgtctattgtcagcaattgcaaaccatgatggaaaagctagcggctaaacaacctaagctggtcaatcgctccacgccactgctacttcacgacaacgctagaccacacactgcacaacagacggctaccaaattagaagagcttcaattggaatgtctaagacatcctccgtattccccggaccttgctccaacagattaccatttttttttcgaaatttggacaacttcttgcaagggaaaaaatttaactccgatggggcagtccaaatcgccttcacagattttattgattcccgtccgactgtttttttagtaaagggatcaatgaactacctatgagatggcaaaagggcatagaaaacaatggttcatactttgattaattaaatatattatatttaaaaatattcgactttttgttcctcccatacaaaacgccaatttcatatgtaaggacctaatatatctttttaatcaaattaaaaacattatctatcttattcggcctaaaaaaatcccctacgagtctgttactttagaaaagttattaggttttggccattctttcgattggcatcataaaagtaggggtgttttttttttaatttaagccggttcgatttccagacgaggcaagtagtttttaaaaaatctttgaatgcagaattactaacttttaaaaataacataaagtcttcttttagtaaaataccctatctgcgatatttaaggtactttcccttcaagtctcataactttgggacgccctgtattatatttttatttttgttaaaaatatttttcctttacctctctctgctggtacgataaggctgtaaatatactttacagccttatggtagtatactcagatatgtacagttattaatgaccttaagggacacctcaaacgtcgtcgaagtttttatcagctgtaaagaataatctggagtaaaatgtacggcatctggttttttttgtttatttatatttgttacatataaaataacaataatctttgaaaatattactccccatattactctaggagcatttgaaaagtcatctaaatttcggaaatttcatatattttgtatcataatatttttatttgttacaatttataatgaacggctattaggtacaacggtaatatttagtaacattatgtaaaaaaacaagttgccgtacattattctctgatcttgcagcagtaagaacttggtaaatcctgaaatttcgataaatatttaattacacaaatattaactataatatttggacggcataattataaaacattattgtccgtgttaaataatattttgaacatgttgccgtacattttacaatgaccttagggtatatgggtgtaggggtagggttccgacccttggctttcgaccgctccgctagaaatatgtacggcgtttacgggtaaagtatctgtatatgtgtccaaaaggagtcacacaaatgccgtacagtaataaatgacctatattgcttctgcaactgtcgtcgaattaaaaatttgcaccgacttccggcaccatcacttttgtacggcactaggtttttcgacatttatttttaatcatctatacacttataacaaagccgtacattaataattagtcgaaattcccctattgtacctgagaaagtccattcactcacgtactcacatgtaccgctcagaaatgacggcatagtgctcagagctattttcagatatagtaacagccttctaagcgtaattcacgttgggtcatttcacaggtattttttgttcatgggcttgtggtctataacGACTGCTGTAAGTACTCCCGGATTGAGTTGTGTAAATAATGTGATATATTCACGTTTATGGTTTTAAAGTCATGTTGAATTTATATCAATGGCAGATCGATAtctattttaatcaaaaactatagacaccttttattattattttcttatgtagccaagttcacatttcaaggatcgtcatgcttggttaaatgtcattgcttgtggcggcgtccatgcgtcgggttgtctctctccctaaaatttggcgagggggccgatggctgtctatgcgtcatgctcgtgaacgggtactacttgtggtgactggtcgtacttgaattcgtgtatgcggtcatgttggttatttcgactatgtgtttgcgtgttgttcccacgagaatgtaagtgcgtgctcctatttcaccatgcctcctgctgatagaggacaagtctttgttctatttttaaatccatgtttttattattaattccttgatatgtcatgtgaaacattgtgtaatggttgcagatccttacaaaatttgtataaaaaaaatggcgatttaaaagagtggcgcAGAGTTTATTggcagttcttctcttccgttctacgcccttgatttga
The nucleotide sequence above comes from Pieris napi chromosome 22, ilPieNapi1.2, whole genome shotgun sequence. Encoded proteins:
- the LOC125060852 gene encoding probable G-protein coupled receptor CG31760 is translated as MRGPGRVSSALLLPIALLSLPANAYNATAYKEELESSLRLVHAVATGATGALCVTHHYGRLRAPLHATRWDATRARADLAANILQQLGMETADVLIAVSRGLVVGSSASERVVGARAIALRPDGVVNNSIAWEKYGAEPVAGVTPSLEKPPDSEFPWYVSAHESDSLRSPKFMPSLPGATMEGWWTYPYYSCSAKRWLLSYTVPVSTVRGLKGVVSLDIDISSLEVNQCEAYDYDDNQIYSFHGTHKCPNETTYCEYKPNREMTARYSGWARGSYICKCRPGYYSIHHPEGFNGSLVEVAYQEFEENGVDIWNEPYECLKCQPGCDSCRGPEPCLATYNWPFRISLLVISVSCAVMTVVLTIYTRHHRRVKVFRVASPVFLSITLLGCAMMYMEMAAIFPVLDMYSCIATKWTRHMGFCITYTALLMKTWRVSLTYRVKSAHKLKLTDKQLLQWMAPILLIMLVYLGTWTLSAPPDAEVITDNRGLKFKQCTYNWWDHSLAIGEILFLLWGVRVCYRVRHAESLYNEARLISIAIYNIFTVNSLMIAFHLLILPRAGPDIKYLLGFIRTQLSTSTTVLLVFLPKVLRVVRGTGDTWDSRARARGVPASSSLNGIGLVPDEPPDLYQENEQLKEEVQKLAAQIEFMKIVQMEMHNRHLRPKPGGYFSANATTMPQSPMHSKTLNISQENTEWGPV